A single Hippocampus zosterae strain Florida chromosome 1, ASM2543408v3, whole genome shotgun sequence DNA region contains:
- the LOC127595999 gene encoding POU domain, class 3, transcription factor 4-like, whose product MATAASSPYTLLGSSPMMHPDSQAMQPASPYRGHQKLLHSDYLQNVQSNGHPLGHQWANNLSDSSPWSASMEQQDVKPGREDLQLGIIHHRSPHVAHHSPHHNNHGNHPAAWGTPVSHNSSISSGQQINIYSQTGFTVNGMLEHGGLTPPPNPQGQGMHPGLRDTLSPEHSDLGGHHCHDHSDEETPTSDELEHFAKQFKQRRIKLGFTQADVGLALGTLYGNVFSQTTICRFEALQLSFKNMCKLKPLLNKWLEEADSSTGSSSSIDKIAAQGRKRKKRTSIEVSVKGVLETHFLKCPKPSAQEITSLADTLQLEKEVVRVWFCNRRQKEKRMTPPGEPPPPHEAPYSHGGSAGDASSCHDL is encoded by the coding sequence ATGGCCACAGCTGCCTCAAGCCCCTACACCTTGCTCGGTTCCAGTCCCATGATGCACCCGGACAGTCAAGCCATGCAGCCTGCGAGCCCCTACAGAGGACACCAGAAACTCCTGCACAGCGACTACCTGCAGAACGTCCAGAGCAACGGGCACCCCCTCGGGCACCAGTGGGCGAACAATCTGTCGGATAGCAGCCCGTGGTCGGCCTCCATGGAGCAGCAGGACGTCAAACCGGGCAGAGAAGACCTGCAGCTCGGCATCATCCATCACCGCTCGCCGCACGTCGCTCATCACTCCCCGCACCACAACAACCATGGCAACCATCCGGCGGCGTGGGGGACTCCGGTGTCCCACAACTCCTCCATCAGCAGCGGGCAGCAGATCAACATCTACTCCCAGACGGGCTTCACCGTCAACGGCATGCTGGAGCACGGCGGGCTCACCCCACCGCCCAACCCGCAGGGCCAAGGCATGCACCCGGGCCTCAGGGACACGCTCAGCCCCGAGCACAGCGACCTCGGGGGGCACCACTGCCACGACCACTCCGACGAGGAGACGCCGACGTCGGACGAACTGGAGCATTTTGCCAAGCAGTTCAAGCAGCGGAGGATCAAGCTGGGCTTCACGCAGGCTGACGTGGGATTGGCACTGGGCACTCTCTACGGCAACGTCTTTTCCCAAACGACCATCTGCAGGTTCGAGGCTCTGCAGTTGAGCTTTAAAAACATGTGCAAACTCAAGCCGCTGCTGAACAAGTGGTTGGAAGAGGCCGACTCGTCCACGGGCAGCTCCAGCAGCATAGACAAGATCGCAGCTCAGGGCAGGAAGAGGAAAAAGAGGACGTCCATCGAGGTGAGCGTTAAGGGGGTCCTGGAGACGCACTTTCTCAAGTGCCCCAAACCCTCCGCGCAGGAAATCACGTCGTTGGCGGACACGCTGCAGCTGGAGAAGGAGGTGGTCCGCGTGTGGTTCTGCAACCGGAGGCAGAAAGAGAAGCGCATGACGCCGCCCGgggagccgccgccgccccacGAGGCGCCCTATTCCCACGGTGGCAGCGCGGGGGACGCGTCCTCGTGCCACGACCTCTGA